The following nucleotide sequence is from Coffea eugenioides isolate CCC68of chromosome 10, Ceug_1.0, whole genome shotgun sequence.
GAGAAATGTTATAATCATAGGAAGGACATGAGGGGTGACCTTGGATCAAGTGGACTCCCTGTTGGCGGAGGCGGTCGGAGAAGGAAGAGTGGATATTAAGATCAAAGGCCTTGACTGAGAGCGCCCCTCTCCTGACCAGCTCAAGGCAGAGGGCGGAACCCACGAATCCCGCCCCACCCGTAACCACAAACCTCTTTTTCTCTATCCCTTCGTTCTCGCTCAAATGCAtctttttcctcctcctccaattctttctttttttctttttgcgtGTCCTTTCTTTTGGGGTTTGAGTGTGAAATCTGAGAAATTTTACCCGGCCGCCGGCCGACCAGAACTCTCAAATGGATGATGCCTGAAGCTACTTATAGTTTAGGTTGTGGAAGAGAGAAGAATGCGGCGCTGGTGGGGGCGTTGACTGACAACTTCTTCTGTCCcgtccctctctctctctctctctagacTCTTTAGTAGTAGTAATTTAAAAAGCCCTCTGGAGTTCCGCTGGAGTACCCCTCTTTTTTCCTGTCGTCTTCATTATTTGGcgttttttttgtttgggttttcAGTTTTCCTCAATGGTAGACCGATTTAGAGATTTCATCGACGGTAAAAAATTGCAATAATTTAGAGATTTAgagttttcccctttttattttttctttatggggtttttttttatttttattttttttttacagtgTTAACTTTCTTGAATGGATGACATCACAACAGGCAGGTCAAGTAATCATCATATTTTATGGTACGTTGCAACATCACCacaattaataagagattcattGACCGTAGAAGCCCAAAAGCAACatcaacaaaaataaataaataaataaagttggtattttttttttcctcatattTTCGTGGAatgaaaggaaggaaaaagtaTGTGCCAAAGCCCTGCATTGATGCAGCCACCGGAATTGCCAGCTGCATACCTCAAAAGTCACTCCGGCGATGATAAaaaactactactactactactactaaatTAAACGACGAATCATAATTAATTTTCTCCCTAGCTAGCTATTTCTTTAAGGAAACCGAAAGAAAAGCATGTATGTATAGATATATTAGATATGGAGCGAGGAGTCTAGAAGAAGGAGGTGAAATTGTTGAAGGGGAAGGGGGCCGCTGCGGCGGAGGAGGCATATGCATTGAGGAGCAGGAGCTCATTTTGAGGAGACCAGAAATCAGCTCTGAGGCCACCTCTCCTCACTGCTTTCAGGATCTTGTTGCGATGGGGGTATCCGGTCACCGTTACCTTCTCACTCTTTCCATCCACTTCCACTTTCTCTATCCCTGTCCCAATAAATGAATCATATACATGCATTTTCAATACAGTAATACTACTGACTACTATCATCATGTACTATGATCTCAAATGAATAATTTACGTACCCTTCAACTTTGACAGACATTTCCGAAGTCTTTTCTCATGTATCCCAGCCATCTCCACCTTCATTTCTACGGTCTGCCATCCACAAACCCAACAAAAGTTAATACTAATTACTAagtaataaaaggaaaaaaaacttcCATGAGATCAACGGGTGTATGTTAACTGAAGAATGATCAACGGGGGAAgaatatgtacatatatatatgtatagtgTTTTATTAATTACCTCCATGAGATTTAAGAATATATGAACCGGAAAACAAGAACGAAACCAAGTGCAGAGAAAGCCTTTGATTTGGAATGATGCTCCAGATCAACCCACGGAGAAGGAACTAATAATGCTGAATCAAGAATATAGCATGTATAAAAACTTCTGGCGGAGGATTCAGGATTGTATCATTGtattgtgtgtgtgtatatatatatagcagaGATTGGGGGCTCAAGAATATAGGTGTCGTCAGTTGTGGGGCTGAATAAAGCAATCtgtccctctctctctttcaagTAAGTCTCAAGTCTCAAGATCCAATCTCAAATCATTAGCGTTGACGGGTCCAACCAACCAGCCTTTCCTTCTCCAGAGATGGATCTCCTTTGGCCCCAGACAGACAGACAGGATATTAGCATTTAGCACTACTACTAGTCTACTACTACAAGTAATCCAAGACTTCAACGCTAAATCCTTTCTCACAACTCTAAATCCCATGCACTGAACTCACGTATGTATTTAATCCGACAGATAAACTAGTTACTGTACTTTGTTTCATTCTGACAGCGCATGCCCATTCATTGTTATTGCTAGTCATTATACATAGTatataagaagaagaaaaaaaaaaattggaaaaggcaTGGAAAGTGATAGTGCTAGAGGAATATAACATTAGCATATTTGCGGGCATATCTAGGTGAGCAATAAACCAAGGAGCACGTTTGgaatctcttcttcttcttttttcttttctttcttcttttgcctCCTCCCCCGCCCCCTTAACCCAAAAAACAAAGGGTCTTATTGTTGCTCAATTTGCTTCTAATATTCTTGCGTACTCGGATGGGAATTAATGTAAAGAAACACTCAAAAAGAGTTGGGAGGGGACCATTAATGTCGACTATATATGCATGGTCATTTGTGCACTAATATTTTCAGCAATTAAGCTGCCACGAAAAGCCATTGGATGGAGCCCCCTCCCTCCCTCCTACTCCCCCCAGAAAACCACCCCCAA
It contains:
- the LOC113750056 gene encoding heavy metal-associated isoprenylated plant protein 28-like, whose amino-acid sequence is METVEMKVEMAGIHEKRLRKCLSKLKGIEKVEVDGKSEKVTVTGYPHRNKILKAVRRGGLRADFWSPQNELLLLNAYASSAAAAPFPFNNFTSFF